TAATTGCCGGGGTTGCCATTTCATCCGTTTGGCATGCCAGAGACTCGCATGCTTCCCTTCCCGTGACCGATGCCCCTCCAGGGTTGCCATCGCCGTCCGTGGCCGCCAACCCACCGGCCGGCCTACCTACCGCTCAGTCGTCCTCCGGGAATTCCGCCCCGTCGACCGGTTTCCAAATGCGTTTCGTTCAGGGAGACATTTCGAACTACCGTGTCGATGCAGCAATTCGAGGCAAAGGCTTTGACGCCGGCGAATTCAGCGGAGTTGAAACGCAATTTGTGAGCGATTTCTCCGTGCTCACCAAAGAAGTCGCCGCTGACAAATCTGCCGATATGCGCATATCGTTCGACAGTGCTCAGCTTACAGGCTCCTTCATGGATGTCCCCTTTGAAATGGGATATACGCCTGAGCGTTCGTACATGTTCTATGGGAACACGTCGTACGATACGGCAAAAACGCCTGCGCAGCCGGGTAACAGCCAGTTTGCCTATTTCTCTACGCCGATTGCGGTACGCGTGGCGTCCAACGGAAGTGTTCAGAAGATCGAAGGACCTGAAGGAATGGCATCGATGCTCTCCGCCGTGCCGAGCCTTTCATTTGTCGAGTATCCCGCCGACACAATCGAACAGGGCAAAGCGTGGGAATCTCGATTCGCACTGCCGATTCCGGGCTTTGGAGGCGCCGTGCAGGCCCGCGTCACGAACACGTTCTTGGGGTATCAGGAACTTGAGGGCCACACTTGCGGTGTCATACAACAGACCTACGCGACGGACGACACCGTGGGCGATGCTCCGCTCGTCAATACTGAAGAAGGTGTAAGCATCGGCATGCCCACCTTCGATCTCAATGGCCAGGGACTGGTTTATTTCGATGTAAACAATGGAAAGCTTGTGCACTCCACCCTCAATCTCCAATTGACCATGGGATTGTCGAAAATGCTTGGCGGACTCGCCGATGTGCTTTCAACCATCACGCAGGACTATGCGAATCAAGGCGAAGCAGAATCGGAACAACCGGCCAATCTTCTTGATTTGATGCTCACCATTGAAGGGGCGATAACGCTCATCGACCCATCCGCTTCGGCCGCGCCACGGTAGGACTTCTTGACGCCCCCATTCACGGCGACTTAGCCGCTGAAATGCCGAGTGGAGTATGTTATCCTTCGAATTGTGGACTTGGAGTGAAGGCATTGCATAGGGAGAGACTATGATACGAGTTGGTCTTGTTTCTGTCACGTTTCGCACACTCTCGCCTGCCGATATTGTTCGCGTGGCGGCTCAGGCCGAATTGGCAGGTATCGAGTGGGCTGGAGACACGCACGTCCCGGAAGGAGACATCAAAACGGCCAAAGAAGTTGGAGACATGACACGCGCCGCGAATCTGCAAGTCGTCTCTTACGGTTCTTACTATAGGGTAGGGTGCAGCACAACAAACCCCGTATCGTTCGATAAGGTATTGGATACCGCCGAAGCCTTGGGCGCTCCGAATGTGCGCGTTTTTGCGGGCAACATGGCATCGCGCAACGCGCGGGACCACGTGTGGAACAGCCTATTCTCCGATGCGCAGCGGTGCGCCGATCTTGCCAAGGCCAGAAATATGACGCTCGCATTTGAGTTTCAGGCAAACACCATGAACGATACAACGGAATCGTCGGCCACGCTTCACGAGAAGATTGCGCGCGACAACGTGTATTCCTATTGGCAACCGGATGGCCGCTTGTTGCCGGCCGACAGGCTATCGGGGCTGAAGCACATGCGTGATTGGCTGCTGCATTTGCATGTCTTTCATTGGCTTGATGGCCGCCGCTGGCCCCTCGAAGAAGGCGAGTATGACTGGGAGCGCTATATCACCACTGTCGCGTCGACCAAACGCAATCACATGGCGCTTATGGAGTTTGTTCAGGACGATCTTCCCGCGAACCTGATTCGCGATGTGAATTTCTTGAAGGGGATCATCAATAAACTGCCGAATTGAGGGCACAACCGAGCGCGACTCTCGAACATAGACGCTGGTTCGCCAAGTATCAACGGAATTGCGACGCCCACCGCTCCATGCGCTGATCCTCATGCTTCATTCGCCATCGGATCAAGTGACCGCAGTATTCCAGTTCAGCATGCGCGTATTCCGGCAACCCGGCCACGTTTACCAGCTCGCTGGGGTCATTCTCCAAATCGAATAGAAGCGGAGGCATCTCATCCAGCCCGAACTGCACATACTTGAACCGTTCGTTGCGAACGACCCACATTAGGCAGGCGTCTTCTTCGCCGTCTCGAAGGCGTGGCATTCGACCGCGAAAATCAAACTCGAAGTGAACGCGAGGTTTCAATTGAGCGCCGTCTTCCGCGCGTACCACGCCGAGAAGACTCTTTCCCTGGAAGCGGTCGGGAACAGGAATCCCGAGGTAATCCAGTATCGTCGGCGCGACGTCGATTGACTCACAAAATCCGTCGAGCACGCGCCCGCGCATCGAGTCGGCCTGCTGCGACGGGTCACGTACGATCAATGGCACGCGCATCGCCCCATCGTAGAAATGGCCCTTGTCCAACAAATAGTGGTCGCCGAGGTATTCGCCGTGGTCCGACATAAAGACGACCAGCGTGTTTTCCCATTGGCCGGTCGCGCGAAGTGTATCCAACACCTTGCCAACACAGGCATCGACTTCCGAGATCATTCCGTAGTAGCAGGCCATCGTCTCACGCAGTTCGCTCTCTTCCTCCAAGGCCGGACACGCGTGAATGAGCTTGAGGTAGGGGTGCGTTGAGGCCAGTTCGTCTGGGCACCGCGCAGGGGACGGCATTGTGCCGGGGTCATACATTGCGTGATACGGTTCAGGGCAGATCCTGGGCGGATGCGGCTTGATAAAGTTAAGGCTGAGAAACCAGCCTTCTCCCGCCCGCTGTCGAATGTAGTCTGTCGCTCTCCCCGCGAGAAAAGATGTCTCGCTGTCTTCCGCGCGGTAGTGCGCCGGAAAACGCAGCGGCAGATGCGGACCCGGCCCGTCCGGAGGGACATTGTAAGTCGAGCAGATTTCGGGGCCACACCACTCCTCCGGATACCCCTTTGCGCGAAGGTAGTCGAAGTACTCTGGCGAGTGGTATTCATGCTGAAGGCCCGTTTCGAAACCGGGCAAGAAGTTCTCGTAGTTCAGGCTCGTTCGCCGCGCATCGCCTTCGGGTAGAATGCGTGGATCAACCGCGTAGTCATTGTATCCGAGAATAGCGGTCTGATATCCCGCGTCCTTGATATGCATCACGACGTTCTCGTGCGCATCGGCCAACGGCGTGTAGTTGTTCACCGACCGCGTCGAGCACAAGTAACGGCTTGTGTAGATGCACATGCGGCTCGGCCCGCACGGAGCAGTCTGC
This genomic stretch from Candidatus Hydrogenedentota bacterium harbors:
- a CDS encoding sulfatase-like hydrolase/transferase, with amino-acid sequence MNTRRNTLLIIADQFRWDCLGAAGNTVIRTPNLDALAREGTLFRKCFAQTAPCGPSRMCIYTSRYLCSTRSVNNYTPLADAHENVVMHIKDAGYQTAILGYNDYAVDPRILPEGDARRTSLNYENFLPGFETGLQHEYHSPEYFDYLRAKGYPEEWCGPEICSTYNVPPDGPGPHLPLRFPAHYRAEDSETSFLAGRATDYIRQRAGEGWFLSLNFIKPHPPRICPEPYHAMYDPGTMPSPARCPDELASTHPYLKLIHACPALEEESELRETMACYYGMISEVDACVGKVLDTLRATGQWENTLVVFMSDHGEYLGDHYLLDKGHFYDGAMRVPLIVRDPSQQADSMRGRVLDGFCESIDVAPTILDYLGIPVPDRFQGKSLLGVVRAEDGAQLKPRVHFEFDFRGRMPRLRDGEEDACLMWVVRNERFKYVQFGLDEMPPLLFDLENDPSELVNVAGLPEYAHAELEYCGHLIRWRMKHEDQRMERWASQFR
- a CDS encoding sugar phosphate isomerase/epimerase; protein product: MIRVGLVSVTFRTLSPADIVRVAAQAELAGIEWAGDTHVPEGDIKTAKEVGDMTRAANLQVVSYGSYYRVGCSTTNPVSFDKVLDTAEALGAPNVRVFAGNMASRNARDHVWNSLFSDAQRCADLAKARNMTLAFEFQANTMNDTTESSATLHEKIARDNVYSYWQPDGRLLPADRLSGLKHMRDWLLHLHVFHWLDGRRWPLEEGEYDWERYITTVASTKRNHMALMEFVQDDLPANLIRDVNFLKGIINKLPN